A window from Primulina huaijiensis isolate GDHJ02 chromosome 11, ASM1229523v2, whole genome shotgun sequence encodes these proteins:
- the LOC140987415 gene encoding vacuolar-sorting receptor 4-like: protein MGCSKRSKSALFLGFLLLIFTELVVGPFVVEKNSLRVTSPEDLKGTYDSAIGNFGIPQYGGSMAGTLVYSKDNKDGCKPFGDSGVSFKGKPGALPTFVLVDRGECFFALKVWNAQNSGAAAVLVTDDVDEPLITMDSPEEDAASGKYIENITIPSALISKNFGERLKKAMDGGDMVNLNLDWREAVPHPDDRVEYELWSNSNDECGVKCDMLMEFLKDFKGAAQILEKGGYTQFTPHYITWFCPHAFTVSKQCKSQCINHGRYCSPDPEEDFSSGYEGKDVVLENLRQLCVFRVAKEAQKSWIWWDYVTDFKIRCPMKEKKYNKECADGVIKSLGLDPKKIEKCMGNPEDDSDNAVLKEEQDAQVGKGSRGDVTILPTVVVNNRQYRGKLEKGAVLKALCSGFEETTEPSVCLSGDVETNECLENNGGCWQDRAANLTACKDTFRGKVCECPVVNGVQFKGDAYNSCTATGPGRCQISHGGCWNENRNGIVFSACVDYEEGKCSCPPGFKGDGVKSCIDIDECKEKKACQCPECNCKNTWGSYDCTCSGDLLYMWDHDTCISKGASEVKSSWVAVWVVLIGLAIACGGAYLVYRHRLRSYMDSEIRAIMSQYMPLDSQHDVPNHSQDHA from the exons ATGGGGTGTTCCAAAAGATCAAAAAGCGCACTCTTCCTTGGGTTTTTGCTCCTGATTTTCACGGAATTAGTTGTGGGTCCGTTCGTGGTGGAGAAGAACAGTTTGAGGGTGACGTCACCCGAGGACTTAAAGGGTACATACGACAGTGCGATCGGCAACTTTGGGATTCCGCAGTATGGTGGAAGCATGGCTGGAACTTTGGTGTATTCGAAGGACAATAAGGATGGGTGCAAACCGTTCGGAGATTCTGGGGTTTCTTTCAAGGGCAAGCCTGGAGCTTTACCTACCTTTGTTCTTGTTGATCGTGGAG AATGTTTTTTTGCTTTAAAGGTTTGGAATGCTCAAAATTCCGGTGCAGCTGCAGTTCTAGTTACTGATGATGTTGATGAACCATTGATAACTATGGATTCACCTGAAGAAGATGCTGCATCTGGAAAATATATCGAGAACATAACAATACCATCTGCACTGATTAGTAAAAATTTTGGTGAAAGGTTAAAGAAAGCAATGGATGGTGGTGATATGGTGAACCTGAATCTTGATTGGAGAGAAGCTGTTCCACATCCAGATGATCGAGTTGAATATGAACTGTGGAGTAACAGCAACGATGAGTGTGGAGTTAAATGTGACATGTTGATGGAATTTCTAAAAGATTTTAAGGGCGCAGCTCAAATTCTCGAGAAAGGTGGTTATACTCAATTTACACCTCATTATATAACTTGGTTCTGTCCTCATGCATTCACTGTAAGCAAGCAATGCAAGTCTCAATGCATCAACCACGGACGATATTGTTCTCCAGACCCCGAAGAGGATTTTAGCTCTGGTTATGAAGGAAAAGACGTCGTTCTTGAAAACTTGAGACAGTTATGTGTGTTTAGAGTGGCAAAAGAGGCCCAAAAGTCATGGATCTGGTGGGACTACGTTACTGATTTCAAAATTAGATGCCCCATGAAGGAGAAGAAATACAATAAAGAATGTGCTGATGGTGTTATCAAATCATTAG GGCTTGATccgaaaaaaatcgaaaaatgcATGGGTAACCCTGAGGATGATTCGGACAATGCTGTTTTGAAAGAGGAGCAGGATGCTCAA GTTGGGAAAGGATCTCGTGGTGATGTAACCATATTGCCTACAGTAGTTGTGAATAATCGGCAATATCGAG GTAAATTGGAGAAAGGTGCTGTGTTAAAAGCTTTATGCTCAGGTTTTGAAGAAACTACTGAACCTTCAGTTTGTTTGAGTGGCG ATGTGGAAACAAATGAATGCTTGGAAAATAATGGTGGCTGCTGGCAGGACAGGGCTGCTAATCTTACGGCTTGCAAG GATACGTTTCGAGGAAAAGTGTGTGAATGCCCTGTGGTTAACGGCGTGCAGTTTAAGGGAGATGCTTACAACTCTTGCACTG CAACTGGTCCTGGGCGATGCCAAATCAGCCATGGAGGCTGTTGGAACGAAAACAGAAATGGAATCGTTTTCTCAGCTTGTGTG GATTATGAAGAAGGGAAGTGCTCTTGTCCGCCTGGATTTAAAGGAGACGGTGTTAAAAGTTGTATAG ATATTGACGAATGTAAGGAGAAGAAAGCCTGTCAATGCCCTGAATGCAACTGCAAGAATACGTGGGGCAGTTATGATTGCACTTGTAGCGGGGACTTGTTATATATGTGGGACCATGATACTTGCATAA GTAAGGGGGCTTCTGAGGTGAAGTCTTCTTGGGTGGCTGTTTGGGTTGTTTTGATTGGATTGGCTATCGCTTGTGGTGGAGCATATCTCGTGTACAGACATAGATTGAGG